AGGACTCGTCCTACGGGGCCGCCCTACAAATTAAAAGGGGTATTGACAGACTCCCCATCCGGTGCTACGATATTGGCGAATCGTGCTACGGGAGGGCTCATGGCCGAGCTGGTGCGCTTCGGGGTGGCGATGCCCGAGGACCTGGTCGAGCGCTTCGACGCCGCGACCGGGAACTTCCGCAACCGCAGCGACGCCCTGCGCCGCCTGGTTCAGGAATTCCTCGCCGAGCGCGAGTTCGCGGAAAACCAGGAGGTCATGGGCACCGTCACGCTCCTCTACGACCACCACCGGTCCCGGGAGCCCGGCGGCTTGACCGAAATCCAGCACGACGCGGGCGGGCTCGTCCACTCCACCATGCACGTCCACCTGGACCACCGCCGCTGCCTGGAGGTGGTGGTGGTGCGGGGTCCCGGGGGGGAAATCCGCGACCTGGTGGAGCGTCTCGGGAGCGCCCCGGGGGTCCTCCAGGCCCGCTTGCAGGCCGCGCCGCTCCGTCCGGCGCACCCCTGAGGTCGGTTCGGTCGGTCTGACGGCCATCCCCGACGGACCGGAGACCCGACCCAATTTCCAAGTCGTACTCCGAGAACCGCGAGGTTCCTTCGGAGCACCGCCGCCCGACGGCTTTACTCAACCGAGAAGGAGTGGAATGCACGTTCCCGATGGTCTTCTGCAACCGGCGGTGTGGGCCGGCGGCTGGGCCCTGGGCGGGAGCGGCCTCGCCTGGGCCGTCGTCCGCGCCCGGAAGGTGATGGAAAAGGGGCTGGTCCCGCTGGCCGGCGTGCTGGCGGCCTTCATCTTCGCCGCCCAGATGCTCAACTTCCCGATCCTGCCCGGCGTCTCCGGCCACCTGGTCGGCGCGGCGCTGGCGGCCATCGCCCTCGGGCCCGCCATGGGCATCCTGGTCATCTTCACCGTCCTGGCCGTCCAGTGCCTCCTCTTCGCCGACGGCGGCGTCACGGCGCTGGGGCTCAACACCCTGGCCATGGGCGTGACCGGCGCCCTCGTGGGGTACGGCCTCTACCGGCTCGTCGGCGGGGGGACCCCCTCCGGCTGGCGCCGCCGGGCGGCCGCTTTCACCGCCGGATTCGGCGCCACCGTGGTCGCCTCCGCGGTGACCTCCACCGCCATCTGCCTCTCCACACCATACCCCCCCGCGACCGTATTCGGCCTCATGGTCGGGTTCCACGCCCTGGTGGGCGTCGGCGAGGGGCTCATCACCGTAGTGGTGGTGGAGGTGCTGCAGGGGGCGGGCGTCCTGGAGCGGCGACTGGAAGGGGGGGTGGCGCGATGAAGCGGCTCACCATCGTCCTCATCGTATTGGGAGCCCTGGCGCTGGTCGCGGCGCTGGCCAGCCCCCTGGCCTCGCCCTACCCCGACGGCCTCGAGGCGGCCCTGGAGCGGGCGACCGACGAAGGTGCAGCGGCAGAGTTGGAGGAGGGGGAACACCTGGTGGACTCGCCCTGGCCCGACTATGACGCGGGCGGCGACGGTTCAACGGGCTCCACCATCCTGGCCGGCATCCTCGGCGCCATCGCCACCCTCGCCCTCGGCCTCGGCCTGGCGAAGCTCGTCTCGCTGAAAAAGGCCTAGAACCAAGCCAACAGCGCAGCTCCACTCATAAATACCGACCACACAAAGGTCGGTATTTGCCACTAGAAAAGAGTGTAAATATATTGTAGAGTGAGCTTTGTTGCCATTTGCGGTGGAGGTACCCAATGCGAGGGAAGGTAGTCGCACTGTTTTTATTCCTGCCCCTGATCACACCCATCCTGGCCGATGATTGGATTCAGGACAGCTGGGTGGACGGTCCGGCGCCGGAAGGGGATTGGCTCTGGAACCAACACCGGAAGAGCTTCGACACGTCTGTGAACCTCGCCTGGTGGCGCTACGTCGTGGACCCGGGGACCGGGGACAACCACATCTTTCCCTACGCACCGAGTACGAACCCGGATGATGTCGGCGAATTCGGCGATGGGATAGAGCTCATGCGTGTGATCACCTGCGAGACCAACTACTTCGACCACGGTTCCGAAACCTTCTACCAGGTTGTCGGCGGACTGGCCGCAAACGGCAAACTCGCCATCTACTACTCGGACGACTATGGCGTTACCTGGAATGAAAACATTAGTCCGAATTTACGTGGTCCGCTCCTCTACATCGCCCAGAGACCGGACACAAACGAGCTGCACGTGGCGGCCAACACGAATGATGGCTTGGAGATCTACATCCTGGACGGCCTCGACGGCGCCTGGGATCTACAAACCGAGATTCCGGACGCGACGTTCACCAACGCCCGCTTCCTCTTCGACGACTCCTACCACGGCTATCTGACCGTCTCTGATACCGACCAAACGGACGCCAGGCTCTGGCTCTGGGATGGAAACGACTGGAGTACCGACGGGGACAAATTCCCCGGGGATCCGTTCCACCTGTACGCCATCTGGCGGATGGGACATACGGATGATCTCTTCGTCGCCGTAGATAACAACGTGGGCAACGACCTGCTCTACTACTCGACCGACGACGGGGACTCCTGGAGCGAATGGACGGTGGATTACTACGGCGGTCCGGTGGACGCGCCCCAATTCGCCTCCACCGGTCCCTCCACCAGCGGGATGAATACTTACGTCTACCTCGCCACGTCCAACGCCCACGGATCGCCGCTGGTCTGTCGGATCAACGACAACGATCCCACGGACTTCTACCTCTTCGATTTCAAATACACGGGCCTGACCGAAGTCCACGACATCCTGGTCGCAGACGACGGCATCGTCTTCATCTCTGGGATAGGCGTCGGCGGGGCCGGACTGTGGATCTCCGACGACGACGGTCTGTCGTGGACCGGCAACTACTTTGACGACCCCTGGGACGATCTCGACGCGGTCCCCGTTCTCTTACAGGACCCCAACTTCGGTTTTATCTACGCATCGGGCAATTCGTTGATTCTGGAGACCCCCTTCATCGTGTTCATGGCCCATCCCACCGCCGAGATTATCAGCCTGCCCTACGACTGCGGGGAACCCTCCACCTTCGACTCCATCGAAATCCCGGTCGACCTGCCGGAAAATTCCGATCTGAAAGTCTACCTCCGTTCCGACGACACCCCGCAGATGAACGGCGATTGGGTCTTGATAGATAACTATTACAACCTCGAGGGCATCGAACAGGGGATGCGGTACGTTCAGTACAAGCTCGAATTTTTCGCAGGAAACGACGTGCCCTATTCCTTCCCCGTCGTGGAAAGTTTTCGGTTGAGCTACAACCCGGGTGGGGATCCGGACAGCCCCCGGGTCGTGGAAACCATCCCCAGCGACGGCGCTCAGGGCGTCTCCCTCAACACGGATATCTGGGTCGTCTTTAGCCGATCCATGGACCTTGCCAGCTTCGAGGGGAACTTCTTCATCTACGACGGCGAGATCGAGATCCCGTGGACGGGCCGGCTCGAGGGAGACGACGAATCCACTTTCGTCGCCGATCCCGAACAAAGTCTGCCGCCCCTGAAGCTGATCGAGGTCCTGTTGTACGAGGGCATCACCGACTCGGACGGGACCCCCCTCGAGGACGACAACGGCCCGGCGGAGGGCGCCTACGACTTCGGCTTCGAAACCGGCGGGTCGAGCAGACCGGACGGTCCCCGGGTCGAGGAAACCGTCCCCCCCGACGGCGCTAAGGACGTGCCCCTCAACACGAATATCTTAGTCAAGTTCGACCGCCGCATGGATCTGGACAGCTTCAGGGAGAACTTCCACATCTTCGCCGACGGGATCGAGATAGATTGGGACGGCCGGCTCGAGGGCGACAATTTCGAGTTCATCGCCGAACCCGACCCCGGCCTGCCCCCCCGAAGCCTGATCAGTGTTCTCTTGGATTTCGGGATCACCGACGAGGACGGGAAGCCCCTCGAGGACGGCAACGGCCCGGAGGAAGGCGCCTACGATTTCAGCTTCACCACCGGCGGCGAGGGGGACATAGACGAGGACCCGCCCGAGGTCACCGACGTCAAGGCCAACCCCAACCCCACCTTCGGCGCCGACGTGGTGAGCCTGACCTGCAAAGCCGATGACGCGGAGCGCGGCGGCTCGTTCATCGCCGGCGGCGAGTACTTCGTGGACGACGCGGGGCAGGACGGGGAGGGCATGCCCATGTCGGCGGGGGACGGCGATTTCGACGACAGTTACGAGGAGCTCCTGGCTCTGGTTGACGCGAGCGGCTGGGCCGACGGCTCGACCCACATCCTCTACGTCCACGCGCGGGACGCGGCGGGCAACTGGTCCCCCCTGCAATCCGTCGTGGTGGAGACCGAGGGCGACTTCTTCGACCCGTCGCGGGCGTACGTCTGGCCCAATCCCGCCAGCGACGCGGCCCACTTCGCCTTCACCGTGGGCGGCGACGCGCGGGTCGAGCTCGTGGTTTACGACCTGGCCGGCCGCGAGGTGCACCGCGAGCGGGGCGAGTTCGTCGTGGGAACACCGGGGGCCTTCGTCTGGAACCTGGACGGCGTCGCCAGCGACGTTTACATTTTCCGCCTGGCCGCCGAAGAGATAAGCGGGATGGGGCGCTCCGGCTCCGTGATGAAGAAGCTGGCCGTCGTTCGCTAAAACCGGACTCAAAGGGCGCCCTGGAGCTTACTTTCCGCACTCCCTTTAGGAGAACGCGATGCCGAAGCGCTTCGTGTCAACGATTCTACTCCTCTTTCTGACCGCGGTGGCCCTCGCCGGGAACGCCGGGGCGACCTTCCTGTTGCTGCCGGAGGACATCCGGGCCGTGGGCATGGGCGGCACCGGCGCCGGGGAAGGCGGGAACCTCGCCGGGCTCTTCTACAACCCGGCCAGCCTGGGCTTCCGCACCGAGGCCGCGATAAACGCCGCCTTCACGAGCTGGATCGCCGACACGAGCCTCGGCTACCTGGCCGGCTGTCTGCCCATCGGGAAGGCGGGGGTTCTCTCGCTGGGCGCGACCTACATGAACGTGGGCGGCTTCGAGCGGCGGACCGGCGACACCGACGAGCCCGAAGGCACATTCGACGCCATGGGCCTGGCCGCCGAGGCGGGCTACGGAATCGAGCTCTTCGACGGCTTCTCGGCCGGCCTCACCGCCGGGGTGGTCCACCAGCGCCTGGACACCTACTCGGCCACCGGGGCGAGCTTCGATTTGGGCGTCCAGTACCGCCTCCCCTTCGACTGGCTCACCGTGGGCGTGGCGGGGAGGAACCTCGGCACGCCCCTTACATTCATCAGCGCCCAAACCCCGCTGCCGTCGAACGTTGTCGGCGGCGTCAACCTGAGCTTCCTGGAGGGCGACCTCGGCTTCAACCTGGACGCCGAGTACCACCTCGACGACGCCGTGGACAACCTCTACGCCCACGTGGGCGGCGAGTACGTCCTTTTCGACACGGCGGCACTCCGTGTCGGCTACACCTTCGGCTACGGTTCCCAGGGCGGCTCGATGACCGGCCTCTCCGCCGGAATCGGCCTCCAGGTCGTCGGCATCACCCTCGATTTCGCCTACACAAACCAGGGCGACCTGGGCGGCTCCTACCGCGCGGGGCTGGGGTACGACTTCGCCTACGTCACCAGCCGCAGGGACACACTGCAGGATTACCTGAACCAGATCGCCGAGCTGGGGCGGGCCACCAGCCGCGCCTTCTACACCGAGGGGCAGGACGCGCTCGGGCAGGAGCGTTACGCCGACGCCGTCAGCGCCTTCGACAAGGCCCTGATCTGGGACCCGTCCTACACCGAGGCGGCCCTGGCGTACTACGCGGCCGTCGGGCTGGTCCGAGAGTTCGAGATCAACGACCGCATCTCCCAGGGCAAGCTCTACCTGGAGAATGAGGACTACGTCTTGGCCCTGGCCGAGTTCTCCGCCGCCCTGGGGATCGATCCCGCAAACACCGACGCCCTCAGCCTTATCACCTCAGCCTCGAACGGCCTGTCCAGGCAGTTGGCCGAGCGGGAGGCCAAGGTGGCCAAGCTCTCCCAGAAGGCCGCCGATCTCTTCGCCGCCGAGGACTACCGCGGGGCCATCACCGCCTGGAGCGAGGTCCTGGTCCTGGACCCCACGAACAGCCTAGCCCTGGAGTACCTGAGTCTGTCCGAGAGCAACCTGGCGAAGCAGGTGAAACAGGAGAAGCGCCTGGCACGGAATCTGGAGGAGCAGGGGCGTTACAACGAGGCCCTGGACCACTGGATGAAGGCCAACGAGCTGGCCCCCGACGACCCGGAGCTGCCCGTGGCCATCAGCCAGTGCCGAGACAACCTCTCCCTTCAGATAAAAACCCTCGTCGAGGACGGCATCGCCCGCTACGATAGAGGCGAGTACGCCGCCGCCAAGGACCTCTTCCACAAGGCGCAGCGCCTCGACCCCGGCAACCGGAAGGCCGCGGAGTACCTGGCGAAAATCGAGGCCGCCCAGACCACGACGGTGCGTGAATCGGACCCCATCACCGCCAACGAGTTCTACCTGAAGGGCGTCCAGGCTTACACGCGCAAGGACTACGAGCTGGCGATATACTACTGGGAACAGTGCCTCTACTACCAGCCCGATCATCCCAAGGCGGGCCCGAACATCGAGCGGGCGCGGCAGCTCCTGGCGGCCCTGCAGGGGTAGGCCCGGTTTACGGGCGGCGGACTGTGAACCGCATGGCGGAGCGGGCGACGCGTCCTCTATCAATCGGGGGGCCGACGCCCGGGAGAGTGAGCGATGCGGATTTCCATCAGCATCAAGCTGGCTGTGGCGATTCTGGTCCTGATGGTCGCCTTGACGGTGGCGCTCGCCTGGCGTCTCGAGGCCGAGGCCCGGCGGCAGGCCATCGGCCAGATACGCCTCCGGGGCGAGGGCGTGGCCCGGATGTTGGCAGTCAACTCCGCGGACGAGCTGGGGCGCCTGGACGACCTGCGCCTGGCCCAGTTCGTCGTGGACGCCTCCACGCTGCCCGACGTGCTCTACGCCGCCGTGGTGGACTCCGACGGCATCGTCTTCGCCCACTCCGAGTTCGAAGAGGGGGGCATCGGGAAGCCCTTCGCGCCGTCCTGGGAGGGCTACGCGCCGGTGGAGGAGGGGGTGGAGGACAACCCCTTCATCTACGAGGGCCAGCCGGCGCGCGACGTCGCGGCACCCATCGTTATCGGCGACTCGAAGACCCGCCGCCGCATCGGCGAGGTCCACGTGGCCATCTCCGAGGCCCCTGTGGCCCGGGCGGTGGAGGAGCTGCGCCGCACGATGTTCCTCATCGCCGGAATCGCCCTAGGGGCGGCGTTCATCCTGGCCATCCTCTACGGGGTAGTCCTCACCCGGCCGCTGCGCCGCATCGCCGCCGGCGTGGGCCGCATCGGCAAGGGGGACCTCAGCTACCGCATCAAGGTTAAGCGCAAGGACGAGATCGGCGACCTGGGCCGGGCCGTCAACAACATGGCCGAGAGCCTGAAGCAGAGCAACTACATCCGCAACGCCTTCCGCCTCTACGTCAGCCGTCAGGTGGCGGACCAGATAATCAGCAATCCGCAGCTCCACCTGAAGCAGTCCCGGGGTCAGCGCCGCGAGGTCACCATCATGTTCGCCGACATACGCGGTTTCACGTCCCTGGCCGAGAAGATGCTTCCCGAGGAGGTGGTCGCCGTCCTCAACACGTACCTGAGCTTCTTGACCGAGTCGGTCTTCGCCTACGACGGCACTCTGGACAAGTTCATGGGCGACAGCGTGATGGCCGTGTTCGGTGCTCCGCTGGACCAGAAACACCACGCCCTCCGCGGGATCCTGGCCGCCCTGGAGATGCAGCAGGGCATCACCCGGCTGAACCGGGAGCGGGCGAAAGCCGGGCTGCAGACCGTCTGCATAGGCATCGGCATGACCACCGGCCAGGTCATCGTCGGCAACATCGGCTCCGATGAGCGGTTGGACTATACCGCCATCGGCGACACGGTCAACCTGGCCAGCCGGCTCGAGGG
This region of bacterium genomic DNA includes:
- a CDS encoding adenylate/guanylate cyclase domain-containing protein translates to MRISISIKLAVAILVLMVALTVALAWRLEAEARRQAIGQIRLRGEGVARMLAVNSADELGRLDDLRLAQFVVDASTLPDVLYAAVVDSDGIVFAHSEFEEGGIGKPFAPSWEGYAPVEEGVEDNPFIYEGQPARDVAAPIVIGDSKTRRRIGEVHVAISEAPVARAVEELRRTMFLIAGIALGAAFILAILYGVVLTRPLRRIAAGVGRIGKGDLSYRIKVKRKDEIGDLGRAVNNMAESLKQSNYIRNAFRLYVSRQVADQIISNPQLHLKQSRGQRREVTIMFADIRGFTSLAEKMLPEEVVAVLNTYLSFLTESVFAYDGTLDKFMGDSVMAVFGAPLDQKHHALRGILAALEMQQGITRLNRERAKAGLQTVCIGIGMTTGQVIVGNIGSDERLDYTAIGDTVNLASRLEGLACEGQIIVNEEVHRLVRDYIVAEKLEPMMVKGRSASVQSWNITALRPGVILPEDIPHHEDGRRESALKRK
- the nikR gene encoding nickel-responsive transcriptional regulator NikR produces the protein MAELVRFGVAMPEDLVERFDAATGNFRNRSDALRRLVQEFLAEREFAENQEVMGTVTLLYDHHRSREPGGLTEIQHDAGGLVHSTMHVHLDHRRCLEVVVVRGPGGEIRDLVERLGSAPGVLQARLQAAPLRPAHP
- a CDS encoding Ig-like domain-containing protein, whose translation is MRGKVVALFLFLPLITPILADDWIQDSWVDGPAPEGDWLWNQHRKSFDTSVNLAWWRYVVDPGTGDNHIFPYAPSTNPDDVGEFGDGIELMRVITCETNYFDHGSETFYQVVGGLAANGKLAIYYSDDYGVTWNENISPNLRGPLLYIAQRPDTNELHVAANTNDGLEIYILDGLDGAWDLQTEIPDATFTNARFLFDDSYHGYLTVSDTDQTDARLWLWDGNDWSTDGDKFPGDPFHLYAIWRMGHTDDLFVAVDNNVGNDLLYYSTDDGDSWSEWTVDYYGGPVDAPQFASTGPSTSGMNTYVYLATSNAHGSPLVCRINDNDPTDFYLFDFKYTGLTEVHDILVADDGIVFISGIGVGGAGLWISDDDGLSWTGNYFDDPWDDLDAVPVLLQDPNFGFIYASGNSLILETPFIVFMAHPTAEIISLPYDCGEPSTFDSIEIPVDLPENSDLKVYLRSDDTPQMNGDWVLIDNYYNLEGIEQGMRYVQYKLEFFAGNDVPYSFPVVESFRLSYNPGGDPDSPRVVETIPSDGAQGVSLNTDIWVVFSRSMDLASFEGNFFIYDGEIEIPWTGRLEGDDESTFVADPEQSLPPLKLIEVLLYEGITDSDGTPLEDDNGPAEGAYDFGFETGGSSRPDGPRVEETVPPDGAKDVPLNTNILVKFDRRMDLDSFRENFHIFADGIEIDWDGRLEGDNFEFIAEPDPGLPPRSLISVLLDFGITDEDGKPLEDGNGPEEGAYDFSFTTGGEGDIDEDPPEVTDVKANPNPTFGADVVSLTCKADDAERGGSFIAGGEYFVDDAGQDGEGMPMSAGDGDFDDSYEELLALVDASGWADGSTHILYVHARDAAGNWSPLQSVVVETEGDFFDPSRAYVWPNPASDAAHFAFTVGGDARVELVVYDLAGREVHRERGEFVVGTPGAFVWNLDGVASDVYIFRLAAEEISGMGRSGSVMKKLAVVR
- a CDS encoding PorV/PorQ family protein yields the protein MPKRFVSTILLLFLTAVALAGNAGATFLLLPEDIRAVGMGGTGAGEGGNLAGLFYNPASLGFRTEAAINAAFTSWIADTSLGYLAGCLPIGKAGVLSLGATYMNVGGFERRTGDTDEPEGTFDAMGLAAEAGYGIELFDGFSAGLTAGVVHQRLDTYSATGASFDLGVQYRLPFDWLTVGVAGRNLGTPLTFISAQTPLPSNVVGGVNLSFLEGDLGFNLDAEYHLDDAVDNLYAHVGGEYVLFDTAALRVGYTFGYGSQGGSMTGLSAGIGLQVVGITLDFAYTNQGDLGGSYRAGLGYDFAYVTSRRDTLQDYLNQIAELGRATSRAFYTEGQDALGQERYADAVSAFDKALIWDPSYTEAALAYYAAVGLVREFEINDRISQGKLYLENEDYVLALAEFSAALGIDPANTDALSLITSASNGLSRQLAEREAKVAKLSQKAADLFAAEDYRGAITAWSEVLVLDPTNSLALEYLSLSESNLAKQVKQEKRLARNLEEQGRYNEALDHWMKANELAPDDPELPVAISQCRDNLSLQIKTLVEDGIARYDRGEYAAAKDLFHKAQRLDPGNRKAAEYLAKIEAAQTTTVRESDPITANEFYLKGVQAYTRKDYELAIYYWEQCLYYQPDHPKAGPNIERARQLLAALQG
- a CDS encoding energy-coupling factor ABC transporter permease, with protein sequence MHVPDGLLQPAVWAGGWALGGSGLAWAVVRARKVMEKGLVPLAGVLAAFIFAAQMLNFPILPGVSGHLVGAALAAIALGPAMGILVIFTVLAVQCLLFADGGVTALGLNTLAMGVTGALVGYGLYRLVGGGTPSGWRRRAAAFTAGFGATVVASAVTSTAICLSTPYPPATVFGLMVGFHALVGVGEGLITVVVVEVLQGAGVLERRLEGGVAR
- a CDS encoding PDGLE domain-containing protein; this encodes MKRLTIVLIVLGALALVAALASPLASPYPDGLEAALERATDEGAAAELEEGEHLVDSPWPDYDAGGDGSTGSTILAGILGAIATLALGLGLAKLVSLKKA